DNA from Malus sylvestris chromosome 11, drMalSylv7.2, whole genome shotgun sequence:
accgAACACTGAAAAGTGAGTGCAAAAATAGTAgtgggtccaaaacattgacaAAATAAGACTCCATACTTAAGAATATCAACGAAAAGTCTTAACATAAATTGGTGTGGTGAAGGTGTggcgatttttgaacaagtttgcaaaattgcctaaaaactATGATGGGTAAACCACgtttattgaaaatttgagaaaaatgttaattttttatttttgcgaaATATTTTTCgtcatatttaaaataaaataaaataaaactttacgAGGCAATTGAAAACTATTTTAACATTTGTTGACCCACAAATGTATGCTTAATAAAACACATGagccaaaaaatgaaaaataaattgacGAAAATAGTAGTCATGAGCCCAAAAACATTGCTGAAAAACAGAATTTCATCCATAAGAATATCAACAAAAGGTCTTACATGAACTTTCAAAACATTATAGTTTGTAAAGGTGAAAATATATCAATTTTATGAATATGTTTGAACAATTTTGCAAAACCGCCTAAAAACCGTTTAAAACATGGGAGTATGTGATGGATTTTTCTAAGGGCACAAATTATAAAGGCTCTTCTCAATAAAGTGATAAATTGAGCACAAACATCAAATGAAGATAGTTAAGATATAGTATCAATAAAGATGGGAATATGTCAAGAGGGATTGCTTCCGACCCCAAAAACGACAATAGCAGGAACCAGTGACGGAGAACTTTCTGTTTTTCTCTCTAGCCTCGAATTTATATGCTCAGAGTTCGGTCTGGTTGAAAGAAACAGCCTCACATAATTATTCATAATTATAATTACTGATAAGTCTAATTTGGTGTGCGACTCTTGAGTTGAAAGCAAGGCCAAATTAAACTCCATTTTCTCAAGTATGAATACTCAATATTTCTGTTATAGCCAATTCTTTCAACCCATGATCACAATGTATAATACTGAGGAACACTATTTCTTCAACTTTCTTTGAGAAACCAATCACATCAAGTCGATTTTTCGGTGATTAATCTAatccaaacaaacaacaactaAATTATTTTGTTTAGATTGGAATGAATCGGTCGATTTGATCGGCCATAAAGATGCTTATTAAAAAAATCCTGAACGTTCTAGTTATTATGTCTATAATTTATGCATTCTAAGCACAGTTGACAGTTGATcgtaaacaaaaacaaaattaataaacacCTTATATATTGATAGCTTAATCATAACACAAATTtacattattattttaataaattatcaaGTTGACAGGGATGCgtaaaatgtacaaccagtcAGCTCCGTTCTTGATATATTGAATATTTGCATCACTTCTTCATAAATTGGCCATAGTAGCTGCAAGATCACCCAAACGACAAAAATGGAATCAGCACCAGCATAAAACCTGAACCCTTTGGAGAAAAAGTTTTATTTTGATTGAAATTTTGTGTATATAAAATTCTATATACGTTTGAAAAACGCCAATTTAATTATAAACTCACCCCAAATCTTCATAATCTGCTAGTTTTGCCACAACATGGTTGAAGCCAAGCCACATCTTAGCCTGGAAAATCTTCATGGAGAAGTACGAAATGATCCCAAACACGGTCAGCAAAGCAATCACCAAGTACACAACTTTTGTGCCAACACAAGTTATATACACCAAAATTCCAAACGGAATAAAGAGCACTGCTATCAGCCCTCTCAGCCTTGTAACTGGAAGTTTGAAGGGCCTCTGTAAATCCGGAAGCTTCACCCTCAACCATATAAAAGCCGAAAATTCGACTAGCATGCTCAAACTGAACAAGACATTCACTAAAGATGTGACATGCTTAAAATTCATGTATGAAACCAAGATTGATATCACTGCTGATATCAAAATTCCCACCCAAGGAGTGCCGGACAATTTTGACCGCGCCCCAAAAAGTCCAGGCAACAACCCTAATTCAGCCATGCCTAAAAGCTGGTGTGAACAACTGCTCAATTGGGACTGATAGACACCAATGCCAGACAAAAAGGCTCCAACCCTAACCCATTTTGCGAACCTTTTCCCCACAATTTTATATGCCACAACTGTGTAAAACCCATCATTCCAATCATCTAGGTCAAGAGACATGGCACCAATTGCAGCTAGTAGAGGTATTAGGGAAGTCAAATAAGTCAACAACCCAGCTGCGAGAAATGCTTTTGGTAATGTTTTGGGGGGGTTTTTAACACCTTCCCCAACTAAAGTACTAACATTGTCCCAACAATTTAAGTTCCAAAATAACGAATTAAAAAACGATGGCCAATTTCTTTTTCTGCTAATCTGGCCAGAAGAAACCCATTTGCTAGGGTCAATTTGGGGAATTGCACAAACAGAAATTACTATAAATGGCAAGTATGATAAAATCCCTAAAGATATTGCGGCATAGCCAACTGTAGGCAGACCAATGAAGTTAAAAACTGAGAGTAAGAGGGTTGAAAGAGAGATGAGTAAATAGTGAGGCAAGTGTGACAACAAAGTTGGTAGCATTGGATCAATGTAATCTATGCAGAGACCTGGGTAGGAAGATAAGTTAATGACAGCACTAAAGAACTTCCAGAAACCAATGAGGAAGCCCCAAAATGGACCAAAGGCTTGGTGAGTCCATATAACAAAGCCGCCATTGCCACGAAAGGTGCTGGCTAGCTCAGCAGTGACAAGGGCCTCAGGGATGCTCCAGATGATGGGGAAGAGGAGAAAGCCAAGGATGGCATTGAAAGGCCCCCCGGAACCTACAGTGGACTCAGTGTTATAGGGGCCGCCGGAGATTTGAAAGTAAATGAGGAAAACTAGTGGGATGAATGCTAGTTTTTGGCATTTGTTCTTGGTGGTGCTAAACATTGGAGGTTCTTGTACTTCCTCCTTTTCATTATCGAGAAGAGCGGTTTTCGATTTCGGAGAAGATTGGGGGGATTTCATGGTGTGttcttttttctccttttggGATTTCTTGGATTTTCAATGTGAACTTCAGGAGTTATGTGATTGGATTCCAAGATTGTAGATGGAGAAAGGCTGGTTGCCTTTGCTTCCTAGTTCATTGGATATATATAACTTGGTTCATGAAGCATATGCAACAAATACTGTCTAAATGTATGCAATTAATATCACTACTAGAATTTCTCAACTCTTCTGCTGCTTCCTTGTAGTGTTGTACAAAGTGTGCTGCTTCCTGGAAATTGCTTATACCAGTACATATTGTTGTCACATGTGAGAAGGGGGCAAAGATTAATTTTTACAAGTGACGGGGGATGTGATGAGTGCAACAGGATGACGAGTGATATATTTCCGGTGACACCCAAATTTTTCTCAAGAAAATGGTAGTTTATAACGTAAACTATATGCAATTCAGCAGAAGGCTACAACTTTCATGCACATGTACATTACAAAGTAGATTCAGCAGCTAGTTAACTAAATTTCATGTGGCAACAAAAACTCTGATATGTAATAAAACATATAGATACAAACTCCGACCTCCCTTCACTTTTGTGTCACTCTTCTTGTACTGATAATGCAGCTTCTTTCTTGGAAATTTCTTCAGCTCCTAAACAACGAAAGTAACTTTAGATTCCTAAAATTATCTTACATATTTTTCGTGTACGAAACTGCAAGCCCCCTTCCCTAAATTTAACAGATTTAAAATTGTTGATCTGAAACTTTCTCTGATCAAACAGAGAGAAGGAATAGGTTTGTATGAATTGTATACTTCTCCAACTAAAGTACCAAGGTTTGAAAGATGTTGttatttaattaaagaaaagaaaaattgaaggaGTATTTGTAAGCAGAGACTATCTGCATATTCATTTTGTTGGAGCGGTTCCCTTGGAATCAATTAGGTGCTTCATTTGGATGATATggtttatgtgaatggtgcgtAATTCATGAACcctgaataaaaaataaaaaaattagaaaaacaatagagaaaaaaaaatgcgtTTGCCGGGAGTCGAACCCGGGTCTATTGCTTGGAAGGCAATTATCCTAACCGTTGGACTACAAACGCTTGCATGTTTAGCTTACTAGATTATTATTCAAGACTGTAAATGTTTATGACCATTACTCCCCCTTGTGAAGATGCTTGACCCAAATAATAATTCTCTTAGAGCAAGTGGTGCTTTAAGAGATTCTTATGGTaagtggatttttgggttttgcGCCAATTTTGGGCAAATGTGAGATTCTCACTGCTAAGGAATGAGAGCTTTATTTGGGATTACAATTGCCATGGAGATTACAGATTGATAAGTTATTGGTGGATTCAGAATCTACACTCACAGTTAATTTGGTGCTGCAAGCTATTGgcaataattattatttggtTCCTTGGCCTATCGAGAGTTGCTTTCAAGATCTTGGCAATACGAAACTTCGACATGTATATAGAGAATGAAATTTGTGGCAGATAGTTTAGTGACCTATAGTCTTGATTTGGATTTAGACAATTTTTACTTTAACAATCCTCCTTCTTGTTcaatagttttgtttttgaggaTCGTCTCGGAAGGTCTCAGTATAGACTTATTATTGATtagttttgtttgggcttttgtgtTAGCACcctttttcaaccaaaaaaaaaacccaaagatTCAATCATGATCCTTTAGCAATTAATTCAAATCTCATCAAGAAGCAAATTATGATCCTCAAATAGCCCTATTTCGTCTAGGACCACTCCATCACCACTACACTATAAGGCCGACACCCGCAGTCTCCCTTCTGGGCCGACTTCTAACAACTCGGCCGAAAAATGGATTTCAGACCCAAACAGTACTTTAACAAGAAATGAAGTGCCGTTCAATAATTAACAACTGAAATGTCAAATATATACACATGCATATATAGTATTGGCCACATGATCAATGGCAATTCCCTTCATATGATTTTACCCAACCACTTTTCAAATATTGGGGTCCACCAAGACCCACCAACCGGGATTAGGATCATCTCTTGAGCTTAGGAAGCTGAGGCAAATCACACGATctattaaatcaaaattcaacgattataattattataattttttaaaaatctcCTATTTGTAAGGAAACGAAATGATCCTGATCCAACCAACAGAATGCCAAACCATCAAAACCCCATCTGAAATATACGATCATTGAATCTGATTAATTCCCAACAGTTGAGAGGCTCAGCATGAGAGCCTCAGAATCTTCTCCAAGCTCCCAAATTTCCCAATCCCTTCTTGAACAACAAGAAGCGGAATCACAACCCCAAATCAGCCCCCAAAACCCCAAGAAACTAGCCCTTCTCCCACTAGTCTTCCTCATCTACTTTGAAGTCTCTGGAGGTCCCTATGGTGAAGAATCAGCTGTGGGGGCAGCTGGCCCTCTCTTTGCCATCCTTGGCTTCCTCATCTTCCCCTTCATTTGGAGCATCCCTGAGGCCCTTGTCACCGCCGAGCTCTCCACCACCTTCCCCGGAAATGGCGGTTTCGTCATCTGGGCACACCAGGCATTTGGCCCCTTCTGGGGATCCCTCATGGGATCTTGGAAATTCCTCAGTGGTGTCATCAACTTAGCTTCATACCCAATTCTTTGTGTGGACTATCTCAAGCTGGTAATCCCCATTTTTGCTTCCGGCTTACCGCGATTTTTCGCCACATTTATCTCTACTTTAGTTCTATCTTTTCTCAACTACTCTGGTTTGAGCATTGTTGGATACACTGCAGTAGGTTTAGGAATTGTTTCACTTTGCCCGTTTATCTTGATGTCTTTGATTGCAATTCCAAAA
Protein-coding regions in this window:
- the LOC126588630 gene encoding probable polyamine transporter At3g13620, which encodes MKSPQSSPKSKTALLDNEKEEVQEPPMFSTTKNKCQKLAFIPLVFLIYFQISGGPYNTESTVGSGGPFNAILGFLLFPIIWSIPEALVTAELASTFRGNGGFVIWTHQAFGPFWGFLIGFWKFFSAVINLSSYPGLCIDYIDPMLPTLLSHLPHYLLISLSTLLLSVFNFIGLPTVGYAAISLGILSYLPFIVISVCAIPQIDPSKWVSSGQISRKRNWPSFFNSLFWNLNCWDNVSTLVGEGVKNPPKTLPKAFLAAGLLTYLTSLIPLLAAIGAMSLDLDDWNDGFYTVVAYKIVGKRFAKWVRVGAFLSGIGVYQSQLSSCSHQLLGMAELGLLPGLFGARSKLSGTPWVGILISAVISILVSYMNFKHVTSLVNVLFSLSMLVEFSAFIWLRVKLPDLQRPFKLPVTRLRGLIAVLFIPFGILVYITCVGTKVVYLVIALLTVFGIISYFSMKIFQAKMWLGFNHVVAKLADYEDLGYYGQFMKK